One genomic segment of Pseudonocardia sp. T1-2H includes these proteins:
- a CDS encoding putative quinol monooxygenase: MDETSRGRPSDRHTVGPSDVSGRKNMAVAVGLLVTCEAKRGMESEVEQFLRTGGEMAKDEPGTLLWFGVRLGPTTYGIIDFFPDAAARTAHLQGKIAHALTDRADELFTKAPDIKPLDVLASKLP; the protein is encoded by the coding sequence GTGGACGAGACCAGTCGGGGCCGTCCGTCGGACCGGCACACCGTCGGGCCGAGTGATGTGAGCGGGAGGAAGAACATGGCGGTGGCCGTGGGGCTGTTGGTGACCTGCGAGGCGAAACGGGGCATGGAGTCCGAGGTGGAGCAGTTCCTGCGCACCGGGGGTGAGATGGCCAAGGACGAACCGGGCACGCTCCTATGGTTCGGCGTGCGCCTCGGCCCCACCACCTACGGCATCATCGACTTCTTCCCGGACGCCGCCGCCCGCACCGCCCACCTGCAGGGCAAGATCGCTCACGCTCTCACCGACCGGGCCGACGAGCTGTTCACCAAGGCACCGGACATCAAGCCCCTCGACGTGCTGGCCTCCAAGCTGCCTTGA
- a CDS encoding SRPBCC family protein, with protein sequence MPDGTTKLADALPADALKGAGQRLLGLVVQRAADAATERVTSLTDRLNDVSENGGQGLRAALGGRSQDERDEDDDRAEGDDRAEGDEDGDRDGGGGGFLSRLKEKVKGVFGGGDGDGDGPGGGRGSSGKKLKVTNIVEHLDVGLPLRTTYDLWTRFGDFPTFMKKVETVDTMSDEKTQWQAKIFISRRQWEATILEQVPDSHIVWRSKGAKGHVDGAVSFTPLEPNATRVLLVLEYWPKGLFEYTGNLWRAQGRRARLEFKHFRRHAMTTVLLHPEEVEGWRGEIHDGEVVKTHEEALEEEQRAGEEGEEESFDETGDESRDMEAVEDETAEEERPEDEDLEDVDDEYDLEDVSGDEDEDEEDEDLPEYESDEAVDEADEEPADEEPADEELADEELADEGEPAEEEPAEEDEAPAPPRRGRARRAPAGAGGRRRR encoded by the coding sequence ATGCCTGACGGGACGACGAAGCTCGCCGACGCACTTCCGGCCGACGCCCTGAAGGGCGCGGGACAGCGACTTCTCGGGCTGGTGGTACAGCGGGCTGCGGACGCGGCGACGGAACGGGTGACGAGCTTGACCGACCGGCTCAACGACGTCTCCGAGAACGGCGGGCAGGGCCTTCGGGCCGCGCTCGGGGGTAGGTCGCAGGACGAGCGCGACGAGGACGACGACAGGGCCGAGGGCGACGACAGGGCCGAGGGCGACGAGGACGGCGACCGGGACGGCGGGGGCGGAGGCTTCCTCTCCCGTCTGAAGGAGAAGGTCAAGGGCGTCTTCGGGGGCGGCGACGGGGACGGGGACGGCCCCGGCGGGGGCAGGGGCTCCAGCGGCAAGAAACTCAAGGTCACCAACATCGTCGAGCATCTCGACGTCGGCCTGCCGTTGCGGACGACGTACGACCTGTGGACGCGGTTCGGCGACTTCCCGACCTTCATGAAGAAGGTCGAGACCGTCGACACGATGTCGGACGAGAAGACCCAGTGGCAGGCGAAGATCTTCATCTCGCGTCGTCAGTGGGAGGCCACGATCCTCGAGCAGGTCCCGGACTCCCACATCGTGTGGCGCTCGAAGGGCGCCAAGGGACACGTCGACGGCGCGGTCAGCTTCACCCCGCTCGAGCCGAACGCGACGCGGGTGCTCCTGGTGCTGGAGTACTGGCCCAAGGGTCTGTTCGAGTACACGGGCAACCTCTGGCGTGCCCAGGGCCGCCGTGCCCGGCTGGAGTTCAAGCACTTCCGCCGGCACGCGATGACGACCGTCCTGCTGCACCCGGAGGAGGTCGAGGGCTGGCGCGGCGAGATCCACGACGGCGAGGTCGTGAAGACGCACGAGGAGGCACTCGAGGAGGAGCAGCGCGCCGGCGAGGAGGGCGAGGAGGAGTCGTTCGACGAGACCGGCGACGAGTCCCGCGACATGGAGGCCGTCGAGGACGAGACGGCGGAGGAGGAGCGGCCGGAGGACGAGGACCTCGAGGACGTCGACGACGAGTACGACCTCGAGGACGTGTCCGGGGACGAGGACGAGGACGAGGAGGACGAGGACCTGCCCGAGTACGAGAGCGACGAAGCGGTGGACGAGGCGGACGAGGAGCCCGCCGACGAGGAGCCCGCCGACGAGGAGCTCGCCGACGAGGAGCTCGCCGACGAGGGTGAGCCGGCCGAGGAGGAGCCGGCCGAGGAGGACGAGGCACCGGCTCCCCCGCGCCGCGGTCGGGCGCGCAGGGCGCCCGCCGGCGCCGGCGGACGACGGAGGCGATGA
- a CDS encoding DUF6390 family protein yields MATATAGEVLFARYAYPPNELGYCGPADADAVLDVAAAAAGGMGERVQAFDGAVAYLEAIAAAAGLPPLDPRVVEAYWVGNELLDRVDPAQFAKDIRVRFARETGANWEVLAGGLPAVAHHSFQVFTVYPWVGLLGRGATDTAGGPALHILDRCRIRDGTVLAVEGDDVLVRSRPLTWSGRELGLGEPVEERARWAQAGRSLLAAVTPGDVVSLHWDWVCDRLTPEQRDELERRTTDQLALTNATAPAGGA; encoded by the coding sequence ATGGCGACCGCCACCGCGGGCGAGGTGCTGTTCGCCCGCTACGCCTACCCGCCCAACGAGCTCGGCTACTGCGGTCCGGCCGACGCCGACGCGGTCCTCGACGTCGCCGCGGCCGCCGCCGGAGGCATGGGCGAGCGTGTGCAGGCGTTCGACGGCGCCGTCGCCTATCTCGAGGCCATCGCGGCCGCCGCCGGCCTGCCGCCGCTCGACCCGCGGGTGGTGGAGGCCTACTGGGTGGGCAACGAGCTGCTCGACCGGGTGGACCCGGCACAGTTCGCGAAGGACATCCGGGTGAGGTTCGCGCGCGAGACCGGCGCGAACTGGGAGGTGCTCGCCGGCGGGCTCCCCGCGGTCGCGCACCACAGCTTCCAGGTCTTCACCGTCTACCCCTGGGTGGGGCTGCTCGGCCGAGGTGCCACGGACACCGCGGGTGGCCCGGCGCTCCACATCCTGGACCGGTGCCGGATCCGCGACGGCACGGTGCTCGCGGTCGAGGGCGACGACGTGCTGGTCCGGTCCCGCCCGCTGACGTGGTCCGGGCGGGAGCTGGGCCTCGGCGAGCCCGTCGAGGAGCGGGCGCGGTGGGCGCAGGCCGGGCGTTCGCTGCTGGCCGCGGTGACGCCCGGGGACGTGGTGTCGCTGCACTGGGACTGGGTGTGCGACCGCCTCACCCCGGAGCAGCGGGACGAGCTGGAGCGCCGCACCACGGACCAGCTTGCCCTGACCAACGCGACCGCACCGGCGGGCGGGGCGTGA
- a CDS encoding GvpL/GvpF family gas vesicle protein — protein MSATYVYGLIAADADLPEDLAGLGPSGSVSTVAHGKLAAIVSDVPLDRPLGTRDDLLAHERVVDSVVNHTTVLPMRFPAVIEEDGLVEELLEPHQEHFLAILDRLDGKVQYTLRARYEQDVLLQEILEEDEQIRQLHEQVRELPEDAAYYDRVKLGELIVRALEKRREVDAVDIVERLEPFAADVSTTTPSQPEDVVIAAFLVDRDAVPAFDEAVEELGRDTHEWLRLRLLGPLAPYDFIPQE, from the coding sequence ATGAGCGCCACGTATGTCTACGGCCTGATCGCAGCCGATGCCGACCTGCCCGAGGACCTGGCCGGGCTGGGCCCGTCCGGGTCGGTGAGCACGGTCGCCCACGGAAAGCTCGCCGCCATCGTCAGCGACGTGCCGCTGGACCGTCCGCTCGGCACCCGGGACGATCTCCTGGCGCACGAGCGCGTCGTGGACTCGGTGGTCAACCACACGACGGTCCTCCCGATGCGCTTCCCCGCCGTCATCGAGGAGGACGGCCTGGTCGAGGAGCTGCTCGAGCCCCACCAGGAGCACTTCCTCGCCATCCTCGACCGGCTCGACGGGAAGGTGCAGTACACCCTCAGGGCCCGCTACGAGCAGGACGTCCTGCTCCAGGAGATCCTCGAGGAGGACGAACAGATCCGCCAACTGCACGAGCAGGTCCGGGAACTGCCGGAGGACGCGGCCTACTACGACCGGGTCAAGCTCGGTGAGCTGATCGTGCGGGCTCTGGAGAAGCGTCGCGAGGTGGATGCCGTGGACATCGTGGAACGTCTCGAGCCGTTCGCGGCGGACGTCTCGACCACCACGCCGTCGCAGCCGGAGGACGTGGTGATCGCCGCCTTCCTCGTCGACCGGGACGCCGTGCCGGCGTTCGACGAGGCCGTCGAGGAACTGGGCCGGGACACCCACGAGTGGTTGCGCCTGCGCCTCCTCGGACCGCTGGCCCCCTACGACTTCATCCCGCAGGAGTGA
- a CDS encoding gas vesicle protein K, producing MPELPRRIEAQPDTVGRDLGRLVLTIVELLRQLMERQALRRVEVGDLSDETVERLGLGLMRLEEAMIELREHFGLEPGDLDIDLGPLGHLLGPEAGRR from the coding sequence ATGCCTGAGCTGCCCCGCCGCATCGAGGCACAGCCGGACACGGTCGGCCGCGACCTCGGACGTCTCGTCCTGACGATCGTGGAACTGCTCCGTCAGCTCATGGAGCGGCAGGCGTTGCGCCGCGTGGAGGTGGGTGACCTGTCCGACGAGACCGTCGAACGCCTCGGCCTCGGCCTGATGCGGCTGGAGGAGGCCATGATCGAGCTGAGGGAGCATTTCGGCCTCGAGCCCGGTGACCTCGACATCGACCTCGGTCCGCTCGGGCATCTCCTGGGACCGGAGGCAGGTCGGCGCTGA
- the gvpJ gene encoding gas vesicle protein GvpJ, producing MTVATQQGGGGYVERGGGGGGSSGLADVVELILDKGLVIDVFVRVSLVGIEILTIDARIVVASVDTFLRFAEATNRLDLYGKGKGGKDLTQLTQGVMEGGAKGKTSGVLDAAVDKFEEVMTSRREEREEAPRRRPRQRSREEDG from the coding sequence ATGACGGTAGCCACGCAGCAGGGCGGCGGCGGATACGTGGAGCGAGGGGGCGGCGGAGGCGGGTCCAGCGGTCTCGCCGACGTCGTCGAGCTCATCCTCGACAAGGGCCTCGTCATCGACGTGTTCGTCCGGGTCTCGCTCGTCGGGATCGAGATCCTGACGATCGACGCACGCATCGTCGTCGCGAGCGTCGACACGTTCCTCCGGTTCGCCGAGGCGACCAACCGCTTGGACCTGTACGGGAAGGGCAAGGGCGGGAAGGACCTCACCCAGCTCACCCAGGGGGTGATGGAGGGCGGCGCGAAGGGCAAGACCTCCGGCGTGCTCGATGCCGCCGTGGACAAGTTCGAGGAGGTCATGACCAGCCGCCGTGAGGAGCGCGAGGAAGCTCCCCGGCGGCGGCCGAGGCAGCGTTCCCGGGAGGAGGACGGATGA
- a CDS encoding STAS domain-containing protein produces MNTASSAGPARAADLRPGIPLLAAAPGPLDDPAAAQLGTVLDETLDRHPWGVVLDLSGVDEMSPAGVEMLVRVAVRAGRLDVGLCPVSSDAVLAAIVGAGLRELFDLHAGIDEALAALGVAPGAPGHATPA; encoded by the coding sequence ATGAACACCGCCTCCAGCGCCGGCCCGGCCCGGGCCGCGGACCTGCGGCCCGGAATCCCGTTGCTGGCTGCCGCGCCGGGTCCGCTCGACGACCCCGCGGCCGCACAGCTGGGGACCGTCCTCGACGAAACGCTGGACCGGCATCCGTGGGGCGTCGTGCTCGACCTGTCCGGGGTCGACGAGATGAGCCCGGCCGGGGTGGAGATGCTGGTGCGGGTGGCCGTGCGGGCGGGCCGTCTCGACGTCGGGCTCTGCCCCGTCTCCTCGGACGCGGTCCTGGCCGCGATCGTCGGGGCGGGGTTGCGCGAGCTGTTCGACCTGCACGCCGGCATCGACGAGGCGCTCGCCGCACTGGGCGTGGCTCCGGGAGCACCGGGACACGCCACCCCGGCCTGA
- a CDS encoding gas vesicle protein GvpG: MGIVSGLLGLPLAPVRGVLWLAQQIQEQAEEQYYDPARIRAQLEQVDEARRSGELSEEECAEIENELLQRLMTRRVRPG; encoded by the coding sequence GTGGGAATCGTGTCCGGGCTGCTGGGGCTCCCGCTGGCGCCTGTCCGCGGGGTCCTGTGGCTGGCCCAGCAGATCCAGGAACAGGCCGAGGAGCAGTACTACGACCCGGCACGGATCCGGGCGCAGCTGGAACAGGTGGACGAGGCACGCCGGTCCGGGGAGCTCTCCGAGGAGGAATGTGCCGAGATCGAGAACGAACTGCTGCAGCGTCTGATGACGCGTCGGGTCAGACCGGGCTAG
- a CDS encoding DUF6390 family protein → MGVLDEGVDIRATRAAVGDVVIVSGPIRVHGVAVLRCREGLLLGTTVESAALLGLDPLYVANEGKHHSFQVFTVLAVEGDEVLVRSRPLTWSGRELGLGEPVEERARWAQAGRSLLAAVTAGDVVSLHWDWVCDRLTPEQRDELERRTTDQLTLTNATATAQES, encoded by the coding sequence GTGGGCGTGCTCGACGAGGGCGTCGACATCCGGGCGACCCGGGCCGCGGTGGGCGACGTGGTCATCGTCAGCGGCCCGATCAGGGTGCACGGCGTAGCCGTCCTGAGGTGCCGGGAGGGGCTGCTACTCGGGACCACCGTCGAGAGCGCTGCGCTGCTCGGCCTGGATCCGCTCTACGTGGCCAACGAGGGCAAGCACCACAGCTTCCAGGTCTTCACGGTGCTGGCGGTCGAGGGCGACGAGGTGCTGGTCCGGTCCCGCCCGCTGACGTGGTCCGGGCGGGAGCTGGGCCTCGGCGAGCCCGTCGAGGAGCGGGCGCGGTGGGCGCAGGCCGGGCGTTCGCTGCTGGCCGCGGTGACGGCCGGCGACGTGGTGTCGCTGCACTGGGACTGGGTGTGCGACCGCCTCACCCCGGAGCAGCGGGACGAGCTGGAGCGCCGCACGACCGACCAGCTCACCCTGACCAACGCGACCGCAACCGCGCAAGAGAGCTGA
- a CDS encoding GvpL/GvpF family gas vesicle protein, with protein MTPNPLTYLYAVRTATGPVPGSVPGVDGERPRLVVEGDLAAVVGSVGASRFDEEALARDLEDLGRLESLARAHHAVVAEAARTQPTAPVRLATLYRDDEAVRRLLADRAEEFTAILERIEGRWEWGVKAYVKPTTRPEEREAGSPSASDRPGTSYLLRRRADRDRGERERERARTVADDLHRTLRTHAAAGRLFPLQDARLSGRADEMVLNATYLVDAGKEDGFRSTVDSVDGATVELTGPWPPFSFASLEGT; from the coding sequence ATGACCCCGAACCCCCTGACCTATCTGTACGCGGTCCGAACCGCGACGGGCCCCGTGCCGGGCTCGGTGCCGGGGGTGGACGGCGAACGACCACGGCTCGTCGTCGAGGGCGACCTGGCCGCGGTCGTGGGGTCGGTCGGCGCGTCGCGGTTCGACGAGGAAGCCCTGGCCCGCGACCTGGAGGACCTCGGCCGGCTGGAGTCGCTGGCCCGCGCGCACCACGCCGTGGTGGCGGAGGCCGCGCGCACGCAGCCGACCGCGCCGGTGCGGCTGGCGACCCTCTACCGCGACGACGAGGCGGTCCGGCGCCTCCTCGCGGATCGGGCCGAGGAGTTCACCGCGATCCTCGAGCGGATCGAGGGCCGATGGGAGTGGGGCGTCAAGGCCTACGTGAAGCCGACGACCCGGCCGGAGGAGCGTGAAGCGGGCTCGCCCTCGGCGTCCGACCGGCCGGGCACGTCCTACCTGCTGCGCCGCCGGGCCGACCGGGACCGCGGGGAGCGGGAACGCGAGCGGGCGCGCACAGTCGCCGACGACCTGCACCGGACGTTGCGCACCCACGCGGCGGCCGGCCGGCTGTTCCCGCTCCAGGACGCGCGGCTGAGCGGCCGCGCCGACGAGATGGTGCTGAACGCGACCTACCTGGTCGATGCGGGGAAGGAGGACGGCTTCCGCAGCACGGTGGACTCCGTCGACGGTGCGACGGTGGAGCTGACCGGCCCGTGGCCACCGTTCTCCTTCGCCTCCCTGGAGGGCACATGA
- a CDS encoding HypC/HybG/HupF family hydrogenase formation chaperone codes for MCLAVPGRIVRTYEQDLTPMAEVDFGGVGKEVCLQYVPDAVAGEYVIVHVGFAIQRLDEASALDTLRTFAGMGVLEEEFGDGFERAARAAPQPGTTTEGAAR; via the coding sequence ATGTGCCTAGCCGTGCCGGGCCGCATCGTCCGCACCTACGAACAGGACCTGACCCCGATGGCCGAGGTCGACTTCGGCGGCGTCGGCAAGGAGGTGTGCCTGCAGTACGTCCCGGACGCCGTCGCCGGCGAGTACGTGATCGTGCACGTCGGCTTCGCGATCCAGCGCCTCGACGAGGCGTCGGCCCTGGACACGCTGCGCACCTTCGCGGGCATGGGGGTCCTGGAGGAGGAGTTCGGCGACGGGTTCGAGCGCGCGGCACGGGCCGCGCCGCAGCCCGGGACGACCACGGAAGGAGCAGCACGATGA
- the hypF gene encoding carbamoyltransferase HypF, with protein sequence MTLARASTTPAPATPARVRCRYRVVGLVQGVGFRPFVHATATALGLTGTVANDSAGVVVEAEGAPEAVAALGAALTRDAPPLAVVERVESAAVAPTGGTGFRIAESQRVAGGRTLASADVATCDDCLRELADPGDRRYRHPFITCTNCGPRFTIITDLPYDRPATTMAGFPMCVDCAREYADPADRRFHAQPIACPGCGPRLELVAGRDRPHGEAALAGARGLLTAGAVVAVKGLGGYHLACDATNEDAVATLRRRKARGAKPFAVMVPDLATARELAVLDDLDAALLAGPRRPVVLVERRPEARSAPSVSPGNPDLGLLLPYTPVHTLLLGLPGDEPGPRALVMTSGNLAGEPIVTDDADALVRLAGLADAWLRHDRPIRVPCDDSVARVVDGEELPIRRSRGYAPLPVALPVAIPPTLAVGADLKNTCAVGAGRYAWLSQHVGDMDDLRTLDAFGATQEHLRMLTGVAPTHLAADDHPLYRSTGWARREQGGRVLTGVQHHHAHIASVMAEHGLDGTRPVIGIAFDGTGYGTDGAVWGGEVLVADYAGFERVGHLGYVPLPGGDVSVRRPYRMALAHLRAAGVEWTDDLPCVAACPAAERAVLDHQLTTGLGCVPTSSMGRLFDAVSALAGVCQVADHEGQAAVELEGAGRGVPASGGYRFGEAMDPAPVVRAVAADVRAGVPRAVVSARFHAAVVDLVAGVAATAHAATGLSTVALSGGVFQNPTLLAGVCRALRRDGFTVLRHRVVPPNDGGIALGQLVIAADSSRGVPCA encoded by the coding sequence GTGACCCTCGCCCGCGCCTCGACCACCCCGGCCCCCGCGACCCCCGCCCGCGTCCGGTGCCGGTACCGGGTCGTGGGACTGGTGCAGGGCGTGGGCTTCCGGCCCTTCGTGCACGCCACCGCGACAGCGCTCGGGCTCACCGGGACGGTCGCCAACGACTCGGCCGGCGTCGTGGTCGAGGCCGAGGGCGCCCCGGAGGCCGTGGCGGCGCTCGGCGCGGCCCTGACCCGGGACGCCCCGCCCCTCGCGGTGGTCGAACGGGTCGAGTCCGCCGCCGTGGCCCCGACGGGCGGCACCGGGTTCCGGATCGCCGAATCGCAACGTGTCGCCGGCGGTCGCACCCTCGCCTCCGCCGACGTCGCGACCTGCGACGACTGCCTGCGCGAGCTCGCCGACCCCGGCGACCGGCGGTACCGGCACCCCTTCATCACCTGCACGAACTGCGGGCCGCGCTTCACGATCATCACCGACCTGCCCTACGACCGGCCGGCCACGACCATGGCCGGCTTCCCGATGTGCGTGGACTGCGCCCGGGAATACGCCGATCCGGCCGACCGCCGGTTCCACGCCCAGCCCATCGCGTGTCCCGGCTGCGGGCCGCGGCTGGAGCTCGTCGCGGGCCGGGACCGGCCCCACGGCGAGGCCGCGCTGGCCGGGGCCCGCGGGCTGCTCACCGCCGGCGCGGTCGTCGCGGTCAAGGGCCTCGGCGGGTACCACCTGGCCTGCGACGCCACGAACGAGGACGCCGTGGCCACCCTGCGCCGCAGGAAGGCGCGCGGCGCCAAGCCGTTCGCGGTGATGGTGCCGGACCTGGCCACCGCCCGGGAGCTGGCCGTCCTCGACGATCTCGACGCCGCGCTGCTCGCCGGCCCGCGGCGTCCCGTCGTCCTCGTCGAGCGCCGGCCCGAGGCCCGGTCCGCGCCGTCGGTCTCCCCCGGCAACCCGGACCTCGGCCTGCTGCTGCCCTACACGCCGGTGCACACGCTGCTGCTGGGCCTGCCGGGCGACGAGCCGGGCCCACGGGCGCTGGTGATGACCTCGGGCAACCTCGCGGGCGAGCCCATCGTCACCGACGACGCGGACGCGCTGGTGCGCCTGGCCGGGCTGGCCGACGCCTGGCTGCGCCACGACCGGCCCATCCGCGTCCCCTGCGACGACTCGGTGGCCCGCGTCGTCGACGGCGAGGAGCTGCCGATCCGCCGCTCCCGCGGGTACGCGCCGCTGCCGGTGGCCCTGCCCGTGGCGATCCCCCCGACCCTGGCCGTCGGGGCCGACCTGAAGAACACCTGCGCGGTCGGCGCGGGCCGCTACGCCTGGCTCTCCCAGCACGTCGGCGACATGGACGACCTGCGGACCCTCGACGCGTTCGGCGCCACCCAGGAGCACCTGCGGATGCTCACCGGCGTCGCCCCCACCCACCTCGCCGCCGACGACCACCCGCTCTACCGGTCCACGGGCTGGGCGCGCCGCGAGCAGGGCGGGCGCGTGCTGACCGGGGTGCAGCACCACCACGCCCACATCGCGTCGGTGATGGCCGAGCACGGCCTCGACGGGACGCGCCCGGTCATCGGGATCGCCTTCGACGGAACGGGGTACGGAACCGACGGCGCGGTGTGGGGCGGCGAGGTGCTGGTCGCCGACTACGCGGGCTTCGAACGGGTCGGCCACCTGGGCTACGTGCCGCTGCCCGGCGGGGACGTGAGCGTGCGCCGCCCCTACCGGATGGCCCTGGCCCACCTGCGCGCCGCGGGCGTCGAATGGACCGACGACCTTCCGTGCGTCGCCGCCTGCCCCGCCGCCGAGCGCGCGGTCCTCGACCACCAGCTGACCACCGGCCTCGGCTGCGTCCCCACGTCGAGCATGGGCCGGCTGTTCGACGCGGTCAGCGCGCTGGCCGGCGTCTGCCAGGTCGCCGACCACGAGGGGCAGGCCGCCGTCGAGCTCGAAGGGGCCGGCCGCGGGGTCCCCGCCTCCGGCGGCTACCGGTTCGGCGAGGCGATGGACCCCGCCCCGGTGGTCCGGGCCGTGGCCGCCGACGTCCGGGCCGGGGTGCCGCGCGCCGTCGTCAGCGCCCGCTTCCACGCCGCCGTCGTCGACCTGGTCGCCGGCGTCGCCGCGACCGCCCATGCGGCCACCGGCCTGTCCACGGTGGCGCTGAGCGGCGGGGTGTTCCAGAACCCGACCCTGCTGGCCGGCGTCTGCCGGGCCCTGCGCCGCGACGGGTTCACCGTTCTCCGCCACCGCGTGGTGCCGCCCAACGACGGCGGCATCGCGCTGGGGCAACTCGTGATCGCCGCCGACTCCTCGAGAGGTGTCCCATGTGCCTAG
- the hypD gene encoding hydrogenase formation protein HypD produces MKYLDEFSDPDLAARLLEQIHAATTRPWAIMEVCGGQTHSIIRHGIDQLLPEDVEMIHGPGCPVCVTPLEIIDRALAIAARPDVVFCSFGDMLRVPGSSHDLFRIKSEGGDVRVVYSPLDALKLARENPDKEVVFFGIGFETTAPANAMTVYQAKRMGVPNFSLLVSHVLVPPAVAAIMESPTCRVQGFLAAGHVCSVMGTAEYPPLAERYRVPIVVTGFEPLDILEGIRRTVLQLESGRHELENAYARAVPAEGNLPAKAMLQDVFEVTDRAWRGIGMIPDSGWRLSERYRDFDAEHRFDVRGIHTAESEICRSGEVLQGLIKPHECAAFGRECTPRNPLGATMVSSEGACAAYYTYRRLELTEAAGA; encoded by the coding sequence ATGAAGTACCTGGACGAGTTCAGCGATCCCGACCTCGCCGCCCGGCTGCTCGAGCAGATCCACGCCGCGACCACCAGGCCGTGGGCGATCATGGAGGTCTGCGGCGGCCAGACCCACTCGATCATCCGGCACGGCATCGACCAGCTGCTGCCCGAGGACGTGGAGATGATCCACGGCCCCGGCTGCCCCGTCTGCGTCACCCCGCTGGAGATCATCGACCGGGCGCTGGCCATCGCGGCCCGGCCCGACGTCGTCTTCTGCTCGTTCGGGGACATGCTCCGGGTCCCCGGCAGCAGCCACGACCTGTTCCGGATCAAGAGCGAGGGCGGCGACGTCCGGGTCGTCTACTCGCCGCTGGACGCGCTGAAGCTCGCCCGGGAGAACCCGGACAAGGAGGTGGTGTTCTTCGGCATCGGCTTCGAGACCACCGCCCCGGCCAACGCGATGACGGTCTACCAGGCGAAGCGCATGGGGGTGCCGAACTTCTCGCTGCTGGTCTCGCACGTTCTCGTCCCCCCGGCGGTCGCCGCGATCATGGAGTCGCCCACCTGCCGGGTCCAGGGGTTCCTGGCGGCGGGACACGTCTGCAGCGTGATGGGGACGGCCGAGTACCCGCCGCTGGCCGAGCGGTACCGCGTACCGATCGTGGTCACCGGGTTCGAGCCGCTGGACATCCTCGAGGGCATCCGGCGCACCGTGCTCCAGCTCGAGTCGGGCCGGCACGAGCTGGAGAACGCCTACGCCCGCGCCGTCCCCGCCGAGGGGAACCTGCCCGCCAAGGCCATGCTGCAGGATGTCTTCGAGGTCACCGACCGGGCCTGGCGCGGCATCGGCATGATCCCGGACAGCGGCTGGCGGCTCTCGGAGCGCTACCGGGACTTCGACGCCGAGCACCGGTTCGACGTCCGGGGGATCCACACCGCCGAGTCGGAGATCTGCCGCTCCGGGGAGGTGCTGCAGGGCCTGATCAAACCGCACGAGTGCGCCGCGTTCGGCAGGGAGTGCACCCCGCGGAACCCGTTGGGCGCCACCATGGTCTCGTCCGAGGGGGCCTGCGCCGCGTACTACACCTACCGGCGCCTCGAGCTCACGGAGGCCGCCGGTGCCTGA
- a CDS encoding gas vesicle protein, whose translation MTSGGIPVPGRARPPEHRQESTNLADILERVLDKGIVIAGDIRVNLLDIELLTIKIRLLVASVDKAREMGIDWWEHDPSLSSGQPDLREENKQLRARVEALEAGRNGQEEAGQADEQPEPAAPKRRRR comes from the coding sequence ATGACGTCCGGAGGAATCCCCGTACCCGGCCGCGCACGCCCGCCGGAGCACCGGCAGGAGTCGACGAACCTCGCCGACATCCTGGAGCGTGTCCTGGACAAGGGCATCGTGATCGCGGGCGACATCCGCGTGAACCTGCTCGACATCGAGCTCCTGACGATCAAGATCCGGTTGCTCGTCGCGTCCGTGGACAAGGCGCGGGAGATGGGGATCGACTGGTGGGAGCACGATCCCAGCCTGAGCTCCGGCCAGCCCGACCTGCGCGAGGAGAACAAGCAGCTGCGCGCGCGGGTCGAGGCCCTCGAGGCCGGTCGGAACGGCCAGGAGGAGGCGGGGCAGGCCGACGAGCAGCCGGAGCCGGCCGCGCCGAAACGGAGGAGGCGATGA
- a CDS encoding gas vesicle protein GvpO — translation MAARRAAEQVVALTGRDFESVISIERTEDGWCVGVEVVETHRIPDSADILASFEVQVDRRGELSGYRRTRRYSRGQLQQGGR, via the coding sequence GTGGCGGCCCGCCGGGCCGCCGAGCAGGTGGTGGCGCTCACGGGACGCGACTTCGAGAGCGTGATCTCGATCGAACGCACCGAGGACGGCTGGTGCGTCGGGGTGGAGGTGGTCGAGACGCACCGGATCCCGGACTCGGCCGACATCCTCGCGTCGTTCGAGGTGCAGGTGGATCGCCGGGGCGAACTGTCCGGCTACCGCCGGACCCGACGCTACAGCCGCGGACAGCTCCAGCAGGGAGGACGATGA